CAATGATAGAAATTAAAAAAGGTTAAAGGAAATTTTCCGGATACAGATCATGCCGCCAGAATTATCATGAATGCGTGCGGTGAATTGAACGGCGGCTTTCCCCGGGGGTAAAGGATGAAAAAAGAAAAAACAAAGGGCGGCAGGGACAAGAAACATGGCAGAACCGCTCCCGGAAATGCACGCCCCTCCTTTCGAGAAACGACGCGCTCGCTGTTCATGGAACCGGTGGATATCTCCCCCACCGGATTCAAACCGCCCCGCATCGATGACCTGGATCTGTTTCGGGGTTATGCCGTCTTCGGGTTTATCATCTACCATGTTGTAATATTCCTCGGTTCCGAAGACGTGGTTTACAATTCCCTGCTGGGTTTCATCGCCCATATTATTTTCTGGCCGATAGGCGGAAAAGCCCTGTTTCAGATCTATATCGGCATCTACCTGGTATATGCGCGCTCCACCACACAGACGCTTGTCAGACGGGGGTTGACCATACTGGCTGCCGGTTATGCCCTCAACCTGGTGCGCTTTCTGCCCATCATCGCCGGAGTTCGGCGGGGAACACTGGCCATGAAGGACTTTCCCATTTACCGCAATATAGGCGATATGATCCTCGCCGTGGATATCTTCCAGTTCGCGGGGCTGGCCTTCCTTGCCTATGCTCTGATCAGGAAACTGTTCCGCGGGAGGGTCAAGCCCATCCACTGGCTCTACATGGCCCTGGCGGTAATCCTGGTCACGCCCTTTCTGGCCAAATTGATGACGGGGAATGTCTACATCGACCGTTTCATGGAACCACTCTGGGGTTATAGCGACCATGTCTGGTTCCCTTTCTTCCCGACCTTCTGCTACACACTGCTGGGGGCAATGTTCGGCTGCATGCTCATCAAGATCAAGAGTTTCCGCAATCATGAGCTGAGTTTCATGATCCTCTCCACCCTGACCTTCGCACTGGGCATCCTCCTGACCGATATCTGGCACCAACCCACAGGGCACATCTATTTCAAAATACTCGGCCCTGATCTTATCTATCATTCGCCGGAAACAGTCATAAAGGTCCTGGGATACACGACGTTTCATCAGGCAATCCTGGTCTATCTAAACAGGTACATTCCCCGAAACATCATTTTCAGGTTCTACCGC
This genomic window from Bacillota bacterium contains:
- a CDS encoding DUF1624 domain-containing protein → MKKEKTKGGRDKKHGRTAPGNARPSFRETTRSLFMEPVDISPTGFKPPRIDDLDLFRGYAVFGFIIYHVVIFLGSEDVVYNSLLGFIAHIIFWPIGGKALFQIYIGIYLVYARSTTQTLVRRGLTILAAGYALNLVRFLPIIAGVRRGTLAMKDFPIYRNIGDMILAVDIFQFAGLAFLAYALIRKLFRGRVKPIHWLYMALAVILVTPFLAKLMTGNVYIDRFMEPLWGYSDHVWFPFFPTFCYTLLGAMFGCMLIKIKSFRNHELSFMILSTLTFALGILLTDIWHQPTGHIYFKILGPDLIYHSPETVIKVLGYTTFHQAILVYLNRYIPRNIIFRFYRYMSYNITTVYIWQWVIIGWVTGIYFRAFWQQNVTECVVVIAITTVLTIILTELTKKIGKGMKSYRQKSV